CGATGAGGGCCTGGATGTCGCGGTCGTTGAGCTTGCCCGCGTACGGGGTCATCTGGTTGGGGTAGGGGGAAACGATCTTGACGGCCGGGGTGAGCACCGACTCGCGGATGTAGTTGGAGAACGTGGCCATGTCGGTGCGCTGCTCGGCCGTCATCGAGGTGCCGTCGGAGAACGTGACGGGGTAGCCGTAGAGGTTCTTCCACGTGGGACCGGTGGACGGACGCCCATCGGTGGTGTGGCACTGGCCGCAGCCCTGGATGGTGAAGAGGCGCTTGCCGAGCTCGAGCGGGGGGAGGCTGCCGGTGCCGATAGTGTCGAGCCACTTGTTGAACGCGTCCTCGGGGACGATGCGCACGATCGCGGCCATCTCGGAGTGCTCGGCGCCGCAGTACTCGGCGCAGAAGAGCCAGTGGTCCTCGTAGGGAACGCCCTCGAGCTCCTTGATGTAGGCGGCCCCGGAGTACATGCCGCCCTTGCTCTTGGCGGAGTTCACGCGGCTGTCGTAGTCGGCGACGGAGGTGGGGTGGGTGTCCTTGCCGGAGGGGGCGTTGGCCTTGAACCAGGTGGTGGTGTAGCGGTTGGGGAAGATGTCCTGCTTGGTGCGGAAGGCGGGGACGAAGAAGGAGTGCATGACGTCCGAGCTCTGCATGCGGAGCTGGATGGGGCGGTCGGCGGGCATGTAGAAGACGGGGATGCTGCGGGCGCCGATGACGGTGGTGGCGCTGCTGCGGGAGCCGTTGGGGTAGACGATGTCCCAGTTCCACTTGGAGGCCGTGAGATCGAGGGTCACGGCGTCGCCGGGGGCCATGACCTTGTCCATGTAGGTCCAGAAGCCCTTGAAGAAGATCCAGACGAGGAAGAGGGTGGGGATGACGGTCCAGGCGATCTCGAGGGGGGTGTTGTGGCTGGGGCTCTTGGGGGCGATCTGGCCCTTGCGGCGGCGGTACTTCACCACGAAGTAGAACATCAGCGCCATCAGGAAGACGAACCAGAGGGTGCAGAACCACCAGAGCCACATGCCGGTCTCGTCGGTGGTTTTGGCGAGGCTGGTGGCGCCGTCGGCGCGGAACCAGAGCTTGTGCCACCAGTCGTTGGTGAAGATGTTGGCGAGGGTGGGGGTCATGTGGGTCATGGCCTGCTGGATGGAACTCATTGGGGCGCTCCGGGCGGAACACCGCGGGAGGGGTCGGTGTGAGTCGTGGCGGCGCCGGCAGTCGTGGCGGCGGTGAGGCGGTAGGCGCGGTTGCGGCGGAGGCGCTCGCCGATGAAGAGGCCGCCAATGAGCGTGCCGATGGCGACGACGGTGAGGACGCCGCCGATCTGCATCACGCGGGTGGCCTGGAGGGTGTAGGACCCGGCCTTGGGGTCGTACATGTAGCAGCGGAGGAGGAGGCGGTCGCCGATGGTCTTGACGAGCTTGCCCTCGCTGGCCTCCATGAGGGCGAGCTTGACGTCACGGGCGGGGTAGACGAAGCCGTAGATGTAGCGGCTGACCTTGCCGTCGGGGGTGATGACCGCGAGAGCCACGGGGTGGCTGTAGGCGCCGGTGTCGAGCTTGCGGAACTTGAAGCCCAGGGCGTCGCCAAGGCGGCGGGCGGCGTCCTCGTCGGTGACGTGCCAGGCCCAGCCGGCCTCAACCTCGGGGGTGACGTCGCGGTTGTAGCCGCTCATGTAGGCGAGCTTGGTGGAGGCCGCGAGCTTGGTGCCTTCGCTGGGGTCCATCGAGAAGACCAGGGTGCGGTAGTCCTTGCCGACGGTGAAGTCGAGGTCGTTCATCGTCTCCTGCAGGCGGTTGAGGACGACCGTGCAGACGATGGGGCAGTTGTAGTAGACGACGGCGACGATGGCGGGCTTGTCGCCCTTGAAGTACTCGCCGAGGCGGACGACCTTGCCGGTGGAGTCGGTGAAGCCGATGTCGGGCGGCAGGGTGTTGCCGATCTGCTCTTCGACATCGACGCCCTGGGCCTGGGTGGGGAGCTGCTCGGCGTTGCCGCCGGCGCTGGGGGGCGTGACGGCGGGCGGGGCCTGGGCGATGGACACGGACGCGGCGAGGCACAGCCCGGCCAGCGCGCTGAGCCACTGGCGGCACGATTGCGCGGCAGTGGGGGCGGGGTTGGGGCGTGCGGGCGTCACGTGGTTCAGGGGCGGTTGGCGGGGGTGTTCTGCGGCTGGTTGTTCTGGGGCTGCTGCTGCTGGTTGCCGCTGTAGCGCTCGACGGTGCGCTTGATGGCGGTGTCGATGGGGAGCTGCACGGTGCGGGCCTGCTTGTTGGCGACCTTGTAGGTGAAGGGGCGCCCGTCGGTGCCGAGGGTGGCTTCCGCGGCGGCGAGGGCGGTCTTGGCGCCCTGGGCGATCTCGGTGGTCTCGACGTAGGTGCGGCGCATCTGCGTGGTGAACTTGGTGAAGTACATCTTCAGCGCAAGGACCACGACAACGAGCAGCACGGTGATGCCGATGAACCACTTGATCAGAGCGCCGGAGTCGACCTTCGCGGCGTGCTCGTGCTGGGGCATGCCTTCCTCAGGGATGTGGTGGTGCCACGCGTCGGCGTGCTCGTGGATTTCGGGGGTGTGATCGTGGGCCATCCCGGTGTCCTTCCGGCGCTTGGCCGGTGTGCAAATCTAGAGGCTGATCAGACGTAGTTCTTGTGGGCGAGGGCCTCGGCGAGGCGGGGGTCCTTGATTGCGATGAGGTTGCTCTGGGGGATCTTCTGGATGATGTAGCCGGCGAAGATGGCGACCACCCCGAGGATGGCCAGGGCGTCGACGAGCATGGGCATGAGGCCGCGGGGCCCGCCGCCCTCCACCCCGGCGTAGGCCATGGGGCGGACGATCCAGTAGAGGTCGGAGAACTCCATGAGGATCGCCCACAGGCCCAGGAGGACGATGGCGCCCGTGGTGCGCTTGATGGGGCGGAAGAGGAGGATGAGGAAGGGGGCGACGAAGTGGCCGATGATGAGGAAGCGGCCGAGGTTCAGCCACTGGCCCTGCATGCGGTAGTAGAAGAAGGCGGTCTCTTCTGGGATGTTGCTGTACCAGATGAGGAAGTACTGGCTGAAGCCGATGTAGGCCCAGAACACCGTGAAGGTGAACATGAGCTTGCCGATGTCGTGGAAGTGCTCGGGGGTGACGGCGCCGACCATCTTGCCGCGGTTGCGGAGGGTGGCGAGGATCACGGCGACGACGGCGACGGAGGCGTAGGCGGCGCCGGCGAAGTAGTAGACGCCCCACATGGTGCTGAAGAAGGTGTAGTCCAGGGACATG
The nucleotide sequence above comes from Phycisphaerales bacterium. Encoded proteins:
- a CDS encoding cytochrome c oxidase subunit II; translation: MSSIQQAMTHMTPTLANIFTNDWWHKLWFRADGATSLAKTTDETGMWLWWFCTLWFVFLMALMFYFVVKYRRRKGQIAPKSPSHNTPLEIAWTVIPTLFLVWIFFKGFWTYMDKVMAPGDAVTLDLTASKWNWDIVYPNGSRSSATTVIGARSIPVFYMPADRPIQLRMQSSDVMHSFFVPAFRTKQDIFPNRYTTTWFKANAPSGKDTHPTSVADYDSRVNSAKSKGGMYSGAAYIKELEGVPYEDHWLFCAEYCGAEHSEMAAIVRIVPEDAFNKWLDTIGTGSLPPLELGKRLFTIQGCGQCHTTDGRPSTGPTWKNLYGYPVTFSDGTSMTAEQRTDMATFSNYIRESVLTPAVKIVSPYPNQMTPYAGKLNDRDIQALIAYIVSLSDKAPAEGAAPAAEGQPASGQPALSTPPANQPAGNLPANTTPAPKQ
- a CDS encoding SCO family protein, giving the protein MTPARPNPAPTAAQSCRQWLSALAGLCLAASVSIAQAPPAVTPPSAGGNAEQLPTQAQGVDVEEQIGNTLPPDIGFTDSTGKVVRLGEYFKGDKPAIVAVVYYNCPIVCTVVLNRLQETMNDLDFTVGKDYRTLVFSMDPSEGTKLAASTKLAYMSGYNRDVTPEVEAGWAWHVTDEDAARRLGDALGFKFRKLDTGAYSHPVALAVITPDGKVSRYIYGFVYPARDVKLALMEASEGKLVKTIGDRLLLRCYMYDPKAGSYTLQATRVMQIGGVLTVVAIGTLIGGLFIGERLRRNRAYRLTAATTAGAATTHTDPSRGVPPGAPQ